Proteins encoded in a region of the Moritella marina ATCC 15381 genome:
- a CDS encoding GNAT family N-acetyltransferase: protein MENVVLKPTCPDELAPFYNLITRDELWTKFNGPYFPYSKPTLTEFKNGLFSNLCEGEKAQAIMVNGVPVGSVSFYWECESTRWLEAGVVIYDPKYWGQGLGYKALIHWVTHLFSTLNIERVGLTTWSGNLRMMACAEKLGFKQEACIRKVRYYQGEYYDSIKYGVLRSEWIDRH, encoded by the coding sequence ATGGAAAATGTAGTACTTAAACCAACTTGCCCCGATGAGCTTGCTCCATTTTATAATTTGATTACACGTGATGAGTTATGGACAAAGTTTAACGGCCCATATTTTCCTTACTCAAAGCCTACACTGACTGAGTTTAAAAACGGTCTTTTTTCAAACTTATGTGAGGGTGAAAAAGCACAAGCAATAATGGTTAATGGCGTACCAGTAGGTTCGGTTAGTTTTTATTGGGAGTGTGAATCAACACGATGGTTAGAGGCTGGTGTTGTTATTTATGATCCCAAATATTGGGGGCAAGGGTTAGGTTATAAAGCATTAATACATTGGGTTACTCACCTATTTTCTACATTAAATATTGAACGAGTAGGCCTAACAACGTGGTCTGGAAATCTACGTATGATGGCTTGTGCAGAAAAATTGGGGTTTAAACAAGAGGCCTGTATTCGTAAGGTGAGATACTACCAAGGTGAATACTACGACTCAATTAAGTATGGGGTGCTTCGTAGTGAGTGGATAGATCGTCACTAA
- a CDS encoding class I SAM-dependent methyltransferase: MSEWDSAAESVDFNLEILAEDFVTTVSQDAKVLDFGCGYGRIANQLHHSGYRFLIGVDCSKEMINRGLIENSHLDLRHILGSILPFSDNEFDSIVTCAVFTCIPNQDLRKQILIELRRVLKPNGVLYLAEFCSDESHRFTSGAGVPMWHSQLSELKGILDGFNIEQSRVVKSLTMSGHASHVSHIFARKTI, translated from the coding sequence TTGAGCGAATGGGATAGTGCGGCGGAGAGTGTTGATTTCAACCTTGAAATTTTAGCTGAGGATTTTGTAACAACTGTATCTCAAGACGCTAAAGTGCTTGATTTTGGTTGCGGCTATGGTCGTATTGCAAATCAACTTCATCATTCAGGTTATAGGTTCTTAATCGGGGTCGACTGTTCAAAGGAAATGATAAATAGAGGTTTAATCGAGAATTCACATTTAGATTTACGGCATATTTTAGGCTCGATACTGCCGTTTTCAGATAACGAGTTTGACTCAATTGTTACCTGCGCTGTCTTCACATGTATCCCTAACCAAGACCTTCGCAAGCAAATATTGATAGAACTTCGTCGAGTACTAAAGCCTAATGGTGTTCTTTATTTAGCTGAGTTCTGTTCCGATGAAAGCCATCGATTTACCTCCGGTGCAGGAGTTCCTATGTGGCACAGTCAGTTATCGGAACTTAAGGGCATACTCGACGGATTCAATATCGAACAATCTAGAGTAGTTAAAAGTTTAACAATGTCAGGACATGCTAGCCATGTAAGTCATATATTCGCACGTAAAACTATATGA
- a CDS encoding GNAT family N-acetyltransferase, with protein MIQLRPMTASEYPAYSDYFIDDYSREIANNYGHSMEKAVELANQDLLRCFPNGLETNDHELLCIESDSELVGYLWHSINTDDKSTFIYDFFIYSNNRNNGYGKLAIIALESQLKSIGIGQIKLRVAYQNQRALKLYQEVGFAISGYNMSKNITS; from the coding sequence ATGATTCAACTCAGACCTATGACTGCTAGTGAATACCCAGCATATAGCGATTATTTCATTGATGATTACAGTCGTGAAATTGCTAATAATTATGGCCACTCAATGGAAAAGGCGGTCGAATTAGCCAATCAAGATCTGCTTCGTTGTTTTCCTAATGGGTTGGAAACCAACGATCATGAATTGTTGTGTATCGAGTCGGATTCAGAATTGGTTGGTTACTTATGGCATTCGATTAATACAGATGACAAATCGACGTTCATTTATGACTTTTTCATTTACTCCAACAACCGTAATAATGGTTATGGAAAATTGGCAATCATTGCGCTAGAGTCACAATTAAAATCGATTGGTATTGGGCAAATTAAATTACGAGTTGCTTACCAAAATCAAAGAGCGCTAAAACTGTATCAAGAAGTGGGCTTTGCTATTTCTGGCTATAATATGTCAAAGAACATCACAAGTTAG
- a CDS encoding 2-hydroxyacid dehydrogenase: MKVIMFSSRSYDIQYFEPLIAEPISVNFFDAQLNQQTAVLAKGYDAVCAFVNDDLSAPVLHQLKDMGIKCIAMRCAGFNNIDLDCAEALGITIVRVPAYSPEAVAEHAIALLMTLNRRIHKAYQRTRDANFSLQGLVGFNLHGKTVGIIGTGKIGVATMAIFKGFGCKILAFDPYPSEHAIALGAEYVDLDMLFTSSDVISLHCPLTADNKHLLNEKTFALMKDGVTIINTSRGGLLDANDAIEALKSGRIGGLGLDVYEEEEHLFFNDHSSEIITDDTFRRLSACHNVIFTGHQAFLTKEALISIAQTTLNNLTDISAGNICANQVTT, encoded by the coding sequence ATGAAAGTGATTATGTTTAGTTCCCGCAGTTATGATATCCAATATTTTGAACCATTGATTGCTGAACCTATCAGTGTTAATTTCTTTGATGCGCAATTAAATCAACAAACAGCGGTATTAGCTAAAGGATATGATGCGGTTTGTGCATTTGTTAATGATGATTTAAGTGCGCCTGTTTTACATCAACTGAAAGACATGGGAATAAAGTGTATTGCCATGCGCTGTGCTGGTTTTAACAATATTGATTTAGATTGCGCCGAAGCGCTCGGTATCACTATCGTTCGTGTTCCAGCCTATTCACCCGAGGCTGTTGCCGAGCATGCTATCGCTTTGCTAATGACACTTAATCGCCGTATTCATAAAGCTTACCAACGCACCCGTGACGCTAACTTCTCGTTACAAGGTCTAGTTGGGTTTAATTTACACGGTAAAACGGTTGGTATTATTGGTACTGGTAAAATAGGTGTCGCTACCATGGCTATTTTTAAAGGTTTTGGTTGTAAAATTTTAGCCTTTGACCCTTATCCTTCTGAACACGCTATTGCGTTAGGAGCTGAATATGTGGATTTAGACATGCTGTTTACTAGCAGTGATGTGATAAGTTTACATTGTCCATTAACGGCTGATAATAAGCATCTGTTAAATGAAAAAACGTTCGCGTTAATGAAAGACGGTGTCACAATTATTAATACCAGTCGTGGTGGTTTGTTAGATGCTAACGATGCCATTGAAGCGTTAAAATCAGGTAGAATTGGTGGCTTAGGCTTAGATGTTTATGAAGAGGAAGAACATTTGTTCTTTAATGATCATTCTAGCGAAATCATTACCGATGATACTTTCCGCCGATTATCTGCTTGTCACAATGTGATCTTTACTGGCCATCAAGCTTTTTTGACTAAAGAAGCATTAATTAGTATTGCTCAAACGACCCTCAATAATTTAACTGACATTAGTGCAGGGAATATCTGTGCCAATCAGGTCACCACGTGA
- the htpX gene encoding protease HtpX, whose product MKRIMLFLATNLAVMVVFSIVLNIIYATTGIQSGSLSGLLVMAVLFGFGGSLISLMLSKKMALRSIGGEIITQPRNANEHWLMETVTRQAKQAGIGMPDIAIYDAAEMNAFATGAKKDAALIAVSTGLLAQMTRDEAEAVVAHEINHVANGDMITMALMQGVVNTFVIFLSRIIANAVSGFTSNDEEGEGEGGGSFMTYFIVSMALEMLFGFLASFLTMWFSRQREFKADSGAAELVGKEKMIAALERLKTSQETQLEGSMMAFGITGKKTMMELLMSHPPLQNRINALRNL is encoded by the coding sequence ATGAAACGCATTATGCTATTCCTAGCAACCAACCTGGCTGTAATGGTGGTTTTTAGTATTGTATTAAACATTATCTATGCAACTACAGGTATTCAATCAGGTAGCCTTTCAGGGTTGTTGGTGATGGCGGTATTATTTGGTTTCGGTGGTTCATTAATCTCATTAATGCTGTCGAAAAAAATGGCACTACGTTCAATTGGCGGTGAGATCATTACCCAGCCGCGTAATGCCAACGAACATTGGTTAATGGAAACAGTTACTCGACAAGCAAAACAAGCTGGTATTGGCATGCCTGATATTGCGATTTATGATGCTGCCGAGATGAATGCTTTTGCCACTGGTGCTAAAAAAGATGCAGCCTTAATTGCAGTATCAACTGGTCTACTAGCGCAAATGACACGTGATGAAGCTGAAGCCGTTGTTGCTCACGAAATCAATCACGTTGCTAACGGTGACATGATCACGATGGCACTGATGCAAGGTGTTGTGAATACCTTTGTTATTTTCTTATCTCGTATTATTGCTAACGCAGTAAGTGGCTTTACATCAAATGATGAAGAAGGCGAGGGTGAAGGTGGCGGTAGCTTTATGACTTACTTCATCGTATCAATGGCGTTAGAAATGCTATTTGGTTTCTTAGCAAGCTTCCTAACCATGTGGTTCAGTCGTCAACGTGAGTTTAAAGCAGACTCTGGCGCAGCAGAACTTGTGGGTAAAGAGAAGATGATTGCCGCACTGGAACGTCTTAAAACAAGCCAAGAAACACAGCTTGAAGGTTCGATGATGGCGTTTGGTATTACCGGTAAGAAGACCATGATGGAGCTATTAATGAGCCATCCACCACTGCAAAACCGTATCAACGCATTACGTAATCTTTAA
- a CDS encoding SLC13 family permease, with translation MTDITVDKQPTDEEKTDKQLVDKKNRAAHTASADDDNQSLMARLVKLFIAFAMPLFLLSTPTSELPFDDLSIIQHRLLAIFVLAALLWILEPVPVFATSILIITLELVMLSDQGLYSFRLLNDGFDPAANIEGLMHYNDIFAAFSSPIIVLFLGGFSLAIGANKYALDTNLANVLLKPFGTKPASIMLGLMMITALFSMFMSNTATTVMMLSLLGPILMSVPKEEKGIKALVLSVPIAANLGGIATPIGTPPNAIALQYLDNFYNVSFLDWMMLGLPFVIVLLAFAWWLLQKLFPFSGDSLHLELGGDFQRSWQAIVVYITFAMTIILWMSTGLHGMNTYVVAIVPLAVFTLTGIIGKEELKLINWDVLWLVAGGIAIGIALDKTGLAAVMANAIDYSILPALLVMLVMSLVCWLMANFISNTATANLLMPIAAAVATSMDDLSLLMMLVVVACSASLGMILPVSTPPNSLAYATGLVASKDMAKVGLIMGLAGLVLVYIVIAVVNLV, from the coding sequence ATGACGGATATAACCGTAGACAAACAACCGACAGACGAAGAAAAAACAGATAAACAGCTTGTTGATAAAAAGAACCGGGCAGCACATACAGCGTCAGCAGATGACGATAACCAATCTTTGATGGCGAGGCTCGTCAAACTTTTCATTGCCTTTGCTATGCCACTATTTTTACTCTCGACACCCACCTCTGAATTACCCTTTGATGACCTGAGTATTATTCAGCATAGATTACTCGCCATTTTTGTACTGGCGGCACTGCTGTGGATCCTTGAACCAGTGCCTGTCTTTGCAACGTCTATCTTGATTATTACCCTTGAATTGGTGATGCTGTCCGACCAAGGGCTTTACAGTTTTCGGTTGTTGAATGATGGGTTCGACCCTGCGGCAAATATTGAAGGCTTGATGCATTATAACGATATTTTCGCGGCTTTTTCGTCACCGATTATCGTCTTGTTCTTGGGGGGATTCTCACTGGCGATAGGCGCGAATAAATATGCGCTTGATACTAATCTAGCGAATGTCTTGTTAAAACCATTTGGAACTAAACCTGCTTCTATTATGCTGGGTCTGATGATGATCACGGCGTTGTTTTCTATGTTTATGTCTAACACGGCGACAACAGTAATGATGCTGTCATTACTCGGTCCCATTTTAATGTCGGTGCCAAAGGAAGAGAAGGGCATTAAAGCCTTGGTGCTGAGTGTTCCTATCGCTGCCAACCTGGGCGGAATAGCGACGCCAATTGGTACGCCACCCAATGCGATTGCACTGCAATATCTTGATAACTTTTACAATGTCAGTTTTCTAGATTGGATGATGCTCGGGTTACCCTTTGTGATTGTACTGCTAGCCTTTGCATGGTGGCTGTTACAAAAGCTGTTTCCGTTTAGTGGAGATAGTTTGCATTTAGAACTTGGTGGTGACTTTCAACGAAGTTGGCAAGCGATAGTGGTTTATATTACCTTTGCGATGACCATTATTTTATGGATGAGTACGGGCTTACACGGCATGAATACTTATGTCGTGGCGATTGTACCACTGGCGGTCTTTACGCTCACTGGCATTATAGGCAAGGAAGAATTAAAACTAATTAACTGGGATGTGTTATGGCTGGTTGCTGGTGGTATAGCCATCGGTATAGCTTTGGATAAAACAGGACTGGCGGCGGTCATGGCGAATGCCATTGATTATTCTATATTACCAGCTTTGTTGGTGATGCTAGTGATGTCGTTGGTATGTTGGTTGATGGCTAACTTTATCTCTAATACCGCGACGGCAAATTTGTTAATGCCAATCGCGGCAGCTGTCGCCACTTCAATGGATGATTTGTCATTATTGATGATGCTAGTCGTTGTGGCATGTTCTGCGTCGCTAGGGATGATATTACCGGTCTCAACACCACCTAATTCGTTAGCTTATGCGACGGGGTTAGTTGCCAGCAAGGACATGGCAAAAGTTGGACTTATCATGGGCCTTGCTGGTTTAGTGCTTGTGTATATCGTTATTGCCGTTGTTAACCTTGTTTAA
- a CDS encoding class II fumarate hydratase — MINTRIERDSMGEVNVPTNALYGPQTQRAIDNFPVSGQPLPIDFIKSLLLIKSAAAEANLELGLIPENIATAICTAVSQLQADKNIMQHFPVDIYQTGSGTSSNMNANEVIAHLASIYSQTKVDANDHVNYGQSSNDVIPSAIHISAAILVAKQLLPALHHLQQTIVDKALSLNHLVKTGRTHLMDAMPVRMSQSLFSWAAQISANIDNIKMLQPKLQQLAQGGTAVGTGINAHPEFASHFNQKLSGLTGITFSPADNFSFLMATQDTAVALSGQLKTTAVSLMKIANDLRWMNSGPLAGLGEISLPALQPGSSIMPGKVNPIIPESTAMVAAQVIGNDAAITTGGQSGNFELNVMLPLIASNLISSINLLTSSSRLLADKAIAGFEVQEQQLTQALHKNPILVTALNPLIGYLKAAKIAKQAYREQRPIIDVAEENTELTRHELEKLLDPAQLTRNNK; from the coding sequence ATGATTAATACTCGAATCGAACGTGATAGTATGGGTGAGGTCAACGTACCTACCAATGCGCTTTATGGCCCACAAACTCAACGTGCAATAGATAACTTCCCCGTGAGTGGTCAACCCCTACCGATTGATTTTATCAAGTCATTGCTACTTATTAAATCAGCAGCTGCAGAAGCCAATCTCGAATTAGGCTTGATACCCGAAAACATCGCTACCGCTATCTGTACTGCCGTGAGCCAATTGCAGGCAGATAAAAACATCATGCAGCACTTCCCTGTTGATATCTACCAAACAGGTTCTGGTACCAGTTCGAACATGAATGCTAATGAAGTGATAGCTCATCTTGCTAGTATCTATAGTCAGACTAAAGTTGATGCCAATGATCACGTCAACTATGGCCAAAGCAGTAATGACGTGATCCCGAGTGCGATACACATCAGCGCCGCAATATTAGTCGCCAAACAACTATTACCTGCGCTACATCATTTACAGCAAACCATTGTCGACAAAGCCCTAAGCCTGAATCATCTGGTCAAAACGGGACGCACACATCTGATGGATGCCATGCCGGTGAGAATGAGCCAATCCTTATTCAGTTGGGCTGCACAAATCAGTGCCAACATTGATAACATTAAAATGTTACAACCCAAATTACAGCAGCTCGCACAAGGAGGTACAGCGGTGGGCACAGGGATCAATGCCCACCCCGAATTTGCCAGCCACTTTAATCAAAAACTATCAGGGTTAACCGGCATCACTTTTAGCCCAGCAGATAATTTTTCATTTTTGATGGCAACACAAGACACCGCTGTCGCATTATCAGGGCAGTTAAAAACCACCGCCGTATCATTAATGAAAATAGCCAATGATCTGCGCTGGATGAATTCAGGTCCACTTGCGGGGTTAGGTGAGATCAGTTTACCAGCACTACAGCCCGGATCTTCTATCATGCCAGGAAAAGTAAACCCGATTATCCCAGAATCAACCGCAATGGTGGCAGCGCAAGTTATTGGCAATGATGCCGCAATCACCACCGGGGGCCAATCAGGTAACTTTGAACTCAATGTGATGTTACCGCTGATCGCCAGCAATCTCATCAGCAGTATCAACTTACTCACATCAAGTTCACGCTTACTCGCCGACAAAGCGATAGCTGGTTTTGAAGTCCAAGAACAACAATTAACACAAGCACTGCATAAAAACCCGATTCTAGTCACGGCACTCAACCCGCTCATTGGTTATCTTAAAGCAGCAAAAATCGCAAAACAGGCTTATCGTGAACAACGTCCTATTATTGACGTCGCGGAAGAAAATACCGAGTTAACTCGACATGAGCTGGAAAAGTTATTAGATCCTGCACAATTAACAAGAAATAATAAATAA
- the hmpA gene encoding NO-inducible flavohemoprotein has protein sequence MLTQQTIDIIKATVPAVSVHANDITAHFYPLMFRDYPEVKRFFNQSNQAGNAQPKALANALVAYAGNIENLSVLEAAVNRIVNKHVSLNILPEQYAIVGECLLKSIKAVLGDAATDAVIEAWGQAYWQLADLLIAAEEAAYTANAEKEGGWRGEREFKVTSKVAESENITSFYLTPADGQPVSSFTPGQFIGLVLNIDGEETRRQYSLSDAPNSEFLRISVKREEGGAVSNYLHNRVQAGDTLRVLAPAGDFILKDNNKPVVLVTGGVGITPAISMLNSLKATNRPIHFIHAAMNTKVHAFRDHVTNLAANNANIKPYFVYSHATAECQPDATGFINLAMLEEKIGDDRDVEFYFLGPKPFMQAMNSFAPKLRIPAENVHFEFFGPAEDLNIAPAA, from the coding sequence ATGTTAACGCAACAAACTATAGATATTATCAAAGCGACTGTCCCTGCTGTTTCTGTTCATGCTAATGATATTACAGCGCATTTTTATCCTTTGATGTTCAGAGATTACCCAGAAGTAAAACGTTTCTTTAACCAAAGTAACCAAGCTGGTAACGCTCAACCTAAAGCACTGGCAAACGCCCTTGTTGCTTATGCAGGTAACATCGAAAACCTATCTGTATTAGAAGCTGCTGTGAATCGTATTGTTAACAAGCACGTGTCCTTGAATATTTTACCAGAACAATACGCAATTGTTGGTGAGTGTTTGTTAAAATCAATCAAAGCCGTATTAGGTGACGCAGCGACAGACGCTGTGATTGAAGCATGGGGACAAGCATACTGGCAGCTTGCTGATCTACTTATCGCAGCAGAAGAAGCGGCATACACAGCCAATGCCGAAAAAGAAGGCGGCTGGCGTGGCGAACGTGAGTTCAAAGTGACTTCAAAAGTAGCAGAGAGCGAAAACATCACGTCATTCTACCTCACGCCGGCTGATGGCCAACCTGTGTCTTCATTCACACCGGGTCAGTTTATCGGTCTAGTATTAAACATTGATGGCGAAGAAACACGTCGTCAATACAGCTTATCTGATGCACCAAACTCAGAATTCTTACGTATCAGTGTAAAACGTGAAGAAGGGGGTGCAGTATCTAACTACCTACACAACCGTGTTCAAGCGGGCGACACACTACGCGTATTAGCACCAGCTGGTGACTTTATCCTAAAAGACAACAACAAACCCGTTGTTCTCGTCACTGGTGGCGTTGGTATTACACCTGCAATCAGCATGCTTAATAGCTTGAAAGCGACAAACCGCCCGATTCACTTTATTCATGCGGCGATGAACACCAAGGTTCACGCATTCCGTGACCATGTAACAAACCTTGCAGCGAATAACGCGAACATCAAACCTTACTTCGTTTACAGTCATGCAACGGCAGAATGTCAGCCAGACGCAACCGGTTTCATCAATCTAGCAATGCTAGAAGAGAAAATTGGTGATGACCGTGATGTAGAGTTTTATTTCTTAGGTCCAAAACCTTTCATGCAAGCAATGAACAGTTTCGCGCCTAAACTAAGAATTCCAGCTGAAAATGTGCATTTTGAATTCTTTGGCCCCGCAGAAGATTTAAATATAGCCCCAGCTGCTTAA
- a CDS encoding GNAT family N-acetyltransferase: MKLIIRDVQKADAQGIMDILNPIIEGGLYTILDSTFSLEEEEQFIQDFPKRGVFNVASNAEKSTIVGFQNVEPFATYTHAFDHVGIIGTYVDGSYRRQGIASSLFNATFELAKSKGYEKLFAYVRDDNKNALATYLKHGFEVIGVAKKHAKINGKYIDEVLIEKWL; encoded by the coding sequence ATGAAATTAATCATTAGAGATGTTCAAAAAGCAGATGCGCAAGGTATCATGGATATATTGAATCCAATCATTGAGGGTGGTCTTTATACCATTCTTGATTCCACATTCTCTTTGGAAGAGGAAGAGCAATTTATTCAAGACTTCCCTAAAAGAGGTGTATTTAATGTTGCTTCTAATGCAGAGAAATCAACCATCGTTGGATTCCAAAATGTAGAACCGTTTGCTACTTATACCCACGCTTTCGATCATGTCGGGATCATAGGTACCTATGTTGATGGCAGCTACAGAAGGCAAGGTATTGCATCGAGTTTGTTTAACGCCACGTTTGAACTAGCAAAATCTAAAGGTTATGAAAAGCTATTTGCTTATGTACGTGACGACAACAAAAATGCACTCGCAACGTATCTTAAGCACGGCTTTGAAGTCATTGGCGTAGCTAAAAAACACGCGAAGATCAATGGTAAATATATCGATGAAGTACTTATCGAAAAATGGTTATAA
- a CDS encoding DUF3291 domain-containing protein, whose translation MHLAQLNIAKAKYALEAPEIKEFVDNLEPVNNTAETSDGFIWRLKDENGDATSIQAFSDPNIIVNMSVWQSPDALKNFMFRTHHRDFLRRKKEWFDVIPEDSYVLWWVPIGHIPSIEEAVHKLEYLRDNGDTPAAFTFKSNFSSEEFIADNG comes from the coding sequence ATGCACCTAGCACAATTAAACATAGCGAAAGCAAAATACGCATTAGAAGCGCCAGAGATTAAAGAATTCGTTGATAACTTAGAACCAGTGAATAATACCGCAGAAACAAGTGACGGTTTTATTTGGCGTTTAAAAGACGAAAACGGTGACGCGACTAGTATTCAAGCGTTTTCCGATCCGAATATTATTGTCAATATGTCGGTTTGGCAGTCTCCTGATGCGCTTAAAAATTTTATGTTTAGAACGCATCATCGAGACTTTCTACGTCGTAAAAAGGAATGGTTCGATGTAATCCCTGAAGACAGCTATGTTCTGTGGTGGGTGCCAATTGGTCATATTCCGAGTATTGAAGAAGCCGTTCACAAGTTAGAATATCTACGTGATAATGGCGACACGCCAGCTGCATTTACGTTTAAAAGTAACTTCAGTAGTGAAGAATTTATAGCGGATAATGGATAG
- a CDS encoding YgjV family protein, with protein sequence MSLFFISQVLVAIAICFDLMSFQFKDRQKIVACLCCAGVLISSHFILLEQWTAASLMVIATIRYFVSIFSTSPKLKYLFGSASLIATVLTYSGLISILSFLASSIQTVAAFNKDDKRLRELMVVGTSFWLVHNYLIGSPTAVIMEALFITSNLVGYYRYYYKKELVI encoded by the coding sequence GTGTCATTATTTTTTATATCCCAAGTATTAGTCGCCATCGCTATTTGCTTTGATTTGATGTCTTTTCAGTTCAAAGATCGGCAGAAAATTGTGGCCTGTTTATGCTGTGCGGGTGTACTTATTTCGAGTCATTTTATTTTACTCGAGCAATGGACTGCAGCAAGTTTGATGGTTATCGCCACGATTCGTTATTTCGTCAGTATCTTTTCGACATCCCCAAAATTAAAGTATTTGTTTGGTTCGGCATCGTTAATTGCGACTGTGTTGACTTACTCTGGGCTGATTAGCATTTTGAGTTTTTTGGCTTCAAGCATTCAGACTGTGGCAGCGTTCAATAAAGATGATAAGCGGTTAAGAGAATTGATGGTCGTGGGGACTAGTTTCTGGCTAGTACACAATTATTTGATCGGTTCACCAACGGCGGTGATTATGGAAGCTTTATTTATTACGAGTAACCTAGTTGGATATTATCGTTATTATTACAAGAAAGAGCTTGTGATATAG
- a CDS encoding NAD(P)/FAD-dependent oxidoreductase, with the protein MSLTHPAHVVIIGAGPSGSLAAALLNKQGIKATIIEKSTFPRFSIGESLLPACMESLKKADMFDAVNAAGFQFKNGAAFHANGQHTEFDFTDKYTSGEGTTFQVQRSQFDKLLADTAEQQGVTIHYQHEIKNIDVGREKPLLTVLDENQTSYEIEADFILDASGFGRVLPRLLGLEEPSTLPPRRAIFTHIEDNITAESYDRNKILISVHPDDCKVWYWLIPFSNGTCSFGVVGEPEFFANYPDDHLAALKQLATEESNLKVLLSQATYPNPCGTIMGYSANVTKLFDRNFALLGNAGEFLDPVFSSGVTIAMKSAELAADLLVKQFNNEVVDWQTEYANTLMTGVNAFRCYVEGWYTGEFQDVVLHDNPNPKIKQMICSILAGYAWDKSNPFVAEPARRLKVVAAICKT; encoded by the coding sequence GTGTCATTAACACATCCCGCACACGTCGTTATTATCGGCGCAGGCCCTTCAGGTTCACTTGCTGCCGCCTTGCTAAACAAGCAAGGCATCAAAGCAACGATCATTGAAAAATCAACATTCCCCCGCTTTTCAATCGGCGAAAGCTTATTACCAGCTTGCATGGAATCGCTTAAAAAAGCGGATATGTTTGACGCTGTTAACGCGGCTGGATTTCAGTTTAAAAATGGCGCCGCTTTTCACGCTAATGGCCAACATACAGAATTTGATTTCACTGATAAATATACCTCAGGTGAAGGCACTACTTTCCAAGTTCAACGTAGTCAATTCGATAAACTGCTTGCAGACACAGCAGAGCAACAAGGCGTTACAATCCATTATCAGCACGAAATTAAAAATATTGATGTAGGCAGAGAAAAACCGCTATTAACAGTGTTAGATGAAAACCAAACAAGTTATGAGATAGAAGCTGATTTTATTCTTGATGCCAGTGGGTTTGGCCGTGTGTTACCGCGTTTACTCGGGCTAGAAGAACCTTCGACACTACCACCAAGACGCGCTATCTTTACTCATATTGAAGATAATATTACCGCTGAGAGCTACGATCGTAACAAGATATTGATTTCTGTACATCCTGATGACTGCAAAGTTTGGTATTGGTTAATTCCATTTAGTAACGGCACTTGTTCATTTGGTGTGGTTGGTGAACCCGAGTTTTTTGCTAACTACCCAGATGATCATCTTGCCGCGTTAAAGCAACTCGCAACTGAAGAAAGCAATCTTAAAGTATTACTTTCACAAGCTACTTACCCTAACCCTTGTGGCACGATCATGGGTTATTCAGCCAACGTAACGAAACTCTTTGATCGAAATTTTGCTTTACTGGGTAATGCGGGTGAGTTTTTAGATCCGGTATTCTCGTCAGGCGTCACGATTGCAATGAAGTCAGCAGAGCTTGCAGCTGATTTGTTAGTGAAGCAGTTCAATAATGAAGTCGTTGACTGGCAAACAGAATATGCCAATACGTTGATGACAGGTGTTAACGCATTCCGTTGTTATGTTGAAGGTTGGTATACCGGTGAATTCCAAGATGTAGTCTTGCACGACAATCCTAACCCGAAGATAAAACAAATGATCTGTTCTATTTTAGCCGGTTACGCGTGGGATAAAAGCAATCCATTTGTGGCAGAGCCTGCCCGTCGATTGAAAGTTGTTGCTGCTATTTGTAAGACTTAA